Proteins encoded in a region of the Mycolicibacterium duvalii genome:
- a CDS encoding UDP-glucose dehydrogenase family protein — protein sequence MAQVGHEVRVFDIDAAKLAMLARGIPPFYEPGFQELLQSTLASGRLLFTESPKEAIEGAQLHFVCVGTPQQQGADAADLSYVEAAFQAVVEHADRPGLVVGKSTVPVGTAERLSNSLSRPDKVCELEVAWNPEFLREGSAIADTLKPDRLVFGVTSESAEGLLVEVYNEILEGGIPYITTDLATSEMVKVAANSFLATKISFINAMAEICEVAGADVVTLSRALGYDERIGARFLHAGLGFGGGCLPKDIRAFSARAGELGAADAVSFLREIDKINLRRRERLVSLVGSAFSGDFLGRHIAVLGAAFKPNSDDVRDSPALNVAAAMHLKGASVRVHDPQAISNAKKMFPTLTYCESIEDACRDADLVVLATEWSDYRVIDPKEFSEIVRRPVLVDGRNALDHSLWTQAGWKVYALGRGKLNR from the coding sequence ATGGCGCAAGTGGGGCACGAAGTAAGAGTTTTCGACATCGACGCTGCGAAACTCGCGATGTTGGCGAGGGGGATTCCGCCGTTCTACGAGCCTGGTTTTCAAGAGTTACTCCAGTCGACGCTCGCTAGCGGGAGACTCCTATTCACTGAGTCGCCGAAAGAAGCGATAGAAGGCGCGCAACTTCACTTTGTGTGCGTAGGTACGCCACAGCAGCAGGGCGCCGATGCAGCGGATTTAAGCTACGTAGAAGCTGCCTTCCAAGCAGTGGTCGAGCACGCCGATCGCCCAGGACTTGTGGTCGGCAAGTCAACAGTCCCCGTGGGAACCGCTGAGCGGTTATCTAATTCGCTTTCTCGGCCCGATAAGGTGTGCGAGCTCGAAGTCGCGTGGAATCCGGAGTTTCTAAGGGAAGGGTCCGCGATCGCGGATACTTTGAAGCCCGACCGATTGGTCTTCGGGGTAACGTCGGAGTCGGCAGAAGGGCTTCTCGTGGAGGTGTACAACGAGATACTCGAGGGCGGAATCCCGTACATCACAACGGATCTTGCTACGTCCGAGATGGTCAAAGTAGCTGCGAACTCCTTTCTTGCCACAAAGATTTCTTTCATCAACGCCATGGCGGAGATCTGCGAGGTTGCTGGCGCCGACGTTGTTACATTGAGCCGAGCACTAGGTTACGACGAAAGAATCGGTGCACGGTTCCTCCACGCCGGCCTAGGGTTCGGTGGTGGGTGCCTACCGAAGGATATTCGGGCTTTCAGCGCCCGTGCAGGCGAACTCGGTGCCGCCGATGCAGTGAGTTTTCTGCGCGAGATCGACAAGATTAATTTACGGCGGCGCGAGCGTCTAGTGTCGCTAGTTGGAAGCGCGTTCTCGGGGGACTTCCTCGGCAGGCATATTGCCGTGCTGGGCGCTGCGTTCAAACCGAACAGTGACGACGTGCGCGACTCTCCAGCGCTGAATGTCGCAGCGGCGATGCACCTCAAGGGAGCATCGGTGAGAGTTCATGACCCTCAGGCGATTTCGAACGCAAAGAAGATGTTTCCGACCCTGACGTATTGCGAGAGCATCGAAGATGCGTGCCGAGATGCGGACTTGGTAGTGCTGGCGACCGAGTGGAGCGACTACCGGGTCATTGACCCAAAGGAGTTCTCTGAGATCGTCCGTCGTCCGGTCCTCGTTGATGGCAGAAATGCGCTAGACCACAGCCTGTGGACACAAGCAGGTTGGAAGGTGTACGCGCTTGGGAGAGGCAAGCTGAACCGTTAG
- a CDS encoding polysaccharide biosynthesis tyrosine autokinase, translating to MNLQDFVKLLRSRWLTVCVTLVAAVLGAVTISVLTTPLYQASTRLFVSTTAGSSLADAYQGNRFSQERVVSYAQLLMGQTLAQRTVDKLGLNMSAAELQENVTASAKTDTVLIDVHVLDESPVRARDIANTLSDEFVAMVRELETPDSGARPDSRVVVEQRASIPGDPVVPKTLRNIAVGLALGIVFGIGLAVFRDLMDNTVKDSGTLEEITGTGVVGSIPLDKERRRQPAIAFDADNSGIAEAFRKLRTNLQFLSVDNPPRVIVVTSSMPSEGKSTTAINIALALAEAEHNVVLVDGDLRRPTAHKYLDLVGAVGFSTVLSGAATLDEALQKTRFAGLTVLTSGAVPPNPSELLGSQSARKLLHELRGRFDYVIVDSAPLLAVTDAAILAAGADGVLLMARFGHTRREQLIHAVGSLESVGAPLLGAVFTLMPTRGSLSYSYDYSYYGLPEPKRSSRGKTPVSDRSDPAKINATSDVDRSGASYDKRKSAE from the coding sequence TTGAACCTGCAGGACTTCGTAAAACTGCTCCGATCTCGGTGGCTCACAGTGTGTGTAACACTTGTTGCTGCAGTGCTTGGGGCCGTAACCATTAGTGTGCTCACGACGCCCCTTTACCAAGCCTCGACGAGGTTGTTCGTCTCCACTACCGCGGGTTCATCATTAGCTGACGCGTACCAAGGTAATCGGTTCTCGCAAGAGCGCGTTGTTTCGTACGCACAATTGCTGATGGGCCAGACGCTCGCTCAGCGCACTGTCGACAAGCTCGGTTTGAATATGAGCGCAGCGGAACTGCAAGAGAATGTTACGGCGAGCGCAAAGACCGACACCGTTCTTATTGATGTTCATGTTCTTGACGAGTCACCGGTCCGGGCGCGCGACATCGCGAACACGTTGTCAGATGAATTTGTTGCAATGGTGCGAGAGCTTGAAACGCCGGATAGCGGAGCGAGGCCCGACTCCCGTGTCGTAGTCGAGCAACGGGCCTCGATCCCGGGTGATCCCGTCGTCCCGAAAACTTTGCGCAACATAGCGGTTGGCCTGGCTCTAGGCATCGTTTTTGGCATTGGCCTGGCAGTGTTCCGGGACCTAATGGACAACACCGTCAAAGATAGCGGCACGCTTGAAGAAATAACAGGCACCGGAGTCGTCGGAAGTATTCCGCTCGACAAGGAGCGGCGAAGGCAACCCGCGATAGCCTTCGACGCAGACAACTCGGGAATAGCAGAGGCATTTCGAAAGCTTCGTACTAATCTCCAATTTCTCTCGGTAGACAACCCCCCACGCGTGATTGTCGTGACCAGTTCCATGCCCAGTGAAGGTAAATCAACTACTGCAATAAACATCGCTTTGGCATTGGCGGAAGCCGAACACAACGTAGTGCTCGTGGACGGAGATTTGCGTCGTCCGACGGCGCACAAGTATCTCGATCTAGTTGGCGCGGTTGGCTTCAGCACTGTCCTAAGCGGTGCAGCTACACTGGACGAGGCCCTGCAGAAGACGCGATTTGCAGGGTTGACCGTCCTTACGTCGGGAGCTGTCCCTCCGAATCCCAGCGAATTACTTGGCTCTCAATCTGCTAGGAAGCTGCTCCATGAATTGCGGGGTCGGTTTGACTATGTAATTGTGGACTCAGCACCGCTCCTCGCCGTGACGGACGCTGCAATCTTAGCGGCAGGTGCAGATGGGGTACTTTTAATGGCGCGCTTCGGTCATACAAGGCGGGAGCAACTTATACACGCCGTGGGAAGCCTGGAGAGTGTCGGTGCGCCATTACTGGGTGCCGTATTCACGTTGATGCCGACCCGGGGAAGTTTGTCTTACAGCTACGACTACAGCTATTACGGTCTTCCTGAGCCTAAGCGTTCCTCACGTGGAAAGACCCCTGTATCTGATCGATCTGACCCGGCCAAAATCAACGCGACTTCGGACGTGGACCGTTCGGGCGCCTCCTACGATAAGCGCAAATCTGCAGAGTAA
- a CDS encoding DUF4012 domain-containing protein: MRFLPRRHSDQDPDDQGGSTGVADEDHRWLSTYVHRRQFIWGATLLVVVLLALAGWVAVGAFQAKSDLDQARSKAQAAKDALIEGNTEAASASADDALARAQSARDATHSFAWNIAAGIPWLGSPFEAGQQVTDVVLGLASDVLRPAADVGLAISPNRLYSDGRVDVELLRSQESMLSELSANAKRLNGEAGAITNPRYVTLLRNARSQLQNQISAVTSLIENAALAARLVPSMMGADGPRSYFMAFQTNAEARGTGGLLGGYGILRFDDGVPSVDTLAPNTELRDAVGPIDLGVEFDQQYAYAQPFTDFRNSNLSPHFPYAAQIWKTMWAEQTGQDVDGVIAIDPVALSYILGAVGPVTMSDGEVISRENVVELTESTAYLRFPEDQVARKQYLQDIANAVVKKMTGPVRSPRQLLDALGQAVNERRIAVWSSVPEEQELLEQTPLAHALPGDESPYAAVVINNLGGNKLDYYLRTQIEYAADECEGETRASTVTVKLTNTVPDEPLPDYVAAAAGLSPELLIEVPRGTNIASVRLFATKGAELSSAILNGERVPAILNTERGHPVFEVQVIIPPGQSADVSFQLSEPTATGKPRAPAQPLVETVVPKVLVPECRG; this comes from the coding sequence GTGCGATTTCTTCCGCGACGCCATTCGGATCAAGATCCCGACGATCAAGGCGGCAGCACCGGGGTTGCTGATGAGGATCACCGATGGCTGTCCACTTATGTGCACCGACGTCAGTTCATCTGGGGCGCAACATTGTTGGTCGTTGTCCTCCTCGCATTGGCCGGCTGGGTAGCCGTAGGCGCCTTTCAGGCTAAGTCTGATCTCGACCAAGCGCGCAGCAAGGCCCAGGCCGCCAAAGACGCGCTGATAGAAGGCAATACGGAAGCAGCGTCGGCCTCAGCCGACGACGCACTTGCCCGCGCACAGTCGGCTCGCGACGCCACCCACTCCTTTGCATGGAACATCGCCGCTGGCATACCGTGGTTGGGCAGTCCGTTTGAGGCCGGGCAGCAGGTGACGGATGTGGTCCTCGGTCTCGCGTCAGATGTCCTACGCCCGGCGGCCGATGTGGGCCTTGCTATCTCGCCAAATCGTCTGTACAGCGACGGACGCGTAGACGTCGAACTACTTCGCAGCCAAGAATCTATGCTGTCCGAGCTTTCGGCCAATGCAAAGCGGCTCAACGGCGAGGCCGGCGCGATAACCAATCCGCGGTACGTGACGCTGTTGCGCAATGCGCGTTCGCAATTGCAGAATCAGATTTCCGCCGTCACATCGTTGATCGAAAACGCGGCGCTGGCCGCGCGTTTGGTACCTTCGATGATGGGCGCTGACGGCCCCCGCTCTTACTTCATGGCTTTCCAAACCAACGCTGAAGCACGCGGAACGGGCGGACTGCTCGGCGGTTACGGAATACTCCGCTTCGACGACGGGGTGCCTTCAGTCGACACCTTGGCTCCGAATACAGAGCTGCGCGATGCGGTGGGGCCAATCGACCTCGGGGTGGAATTTGACCAGCAGTATGCGTACGCACAACCCTTCACGGATTTTCGCAATAGCAACCTGAGTCCACACTTTCCGTATGCAGCGCAGATATGGAAAACCATGTGGGCCGAACAGACTGGCCAGGACGTGGACGGAGTGATCGCCATCGACCCGGTCGCGTTGAGCTACATTCTCGGTGCGGTCGGGCCGGTGACTATGTCAGATGGCGAGGTGATTTCACGCGAGAATGTCGTCGAGCTGACCGAATCGACCGCTTATCTCCGATTCCCGGAAGATCAAGTTGCGCGCAAACAGTACTTGCAGGACATTGCGAATGCGGTCGTAAAGAAGATGACGGGACCCGTGCGATCGCCCCGTCAACTGCTCGATGCTCTTGGGCAGGCTGTCAATGAACGGCGTATCGCTGTTTGGAGTTCTGTACCAGAAGAGCAGGAACTCCTGGAACAGACCCCGCTGGCCCACGCGCTTCCGGGCGACGAATCACCCTACGCTGCAGTTGTCATCAATAATCTCGGCGGGAACAAGCTGGACTATTACTTGAGAACACAGATCGAATATGCTGCGGATGAGTGTGAAGGCGAAACTCGAGCCTCCACGGTCACTGTGAAGCTAACTAACACGGTGCCAGATGAACCGCTGCCAGATTACGTAGCTGCTGCAGCTGGCCTTTCTCCTGAATTGCTCATTGAGGTGCCGAGGGGCACAAATATTGCATCCGTTCGTCTTTTTGCCACCAAAGGTGCCGAGTTGTCCAGTGCCATCCTCAATGGAGAACGTGTACCTGCGATCTTAAATACGGAGCGCGGCCACCCAGTTTTTGAAGTTCAGGTCATTATCCCGCCTGGGCAGTCCGCCGATGTCAGCTTTCAACTTTCGGAGCCGACTGCCACTGGTAAGCCAAGAGCACCTGCTCAACCGCTCGTTGAGACCGTAGTGCCAAAGGTATTGGTGCCTGAGTGCAGAGGATAA
- the gmd gene encoding GDP-mannose 4,6-dehydratase: MAKRALITGITGQDGSYLAELLLSKGYEVHGLIRRASTFNTSRIDHLYVDPHAPDARLFLHYADLSDGARLVTLLAGLDPDEVYNLAAQSHVRVSFDEPEHTADTTGTGTIRMLEAVRLSGIKTRFYQASSSELYGATPPPQNEDTPFYPRSPYAAAKLYSYWITKNYREAYGIFATNGILFNHESPRRGETFVTRKITRAVAAIKAGKQKNLYMGNLDAIRDWGYAPEYVEGMWRMLQSDEPDDYVLATGVGITVRDFLRIAFEHAGLDWEEHVLFDDRYLRPTEVDALIGDPSKAAKKLDWVPTVDGRALARLMVDADIEALECEGRPWIDQVELESWGARLRGRGRIAR, translated from the coding sequence ATGGCCAAGCGCGCACTCATCACCGGGATTACGGGACAGGATGGCTCCTACCTGGCGGAGCTACTGCTGAGCAAGGGCTACGAGGTTCACGGGTTGATCCGCCGTGCGTCGACGTTTAATACATCGCGTATCGACCACCTCTATGTTGACCCGCACGCGCCCGATGCGCGGCTTTTCTTGCACTATGCAGATTTAAGCGATGGTGCTCGGCTAGTAACACTTTTGGCAGGACTTGACCCAGACGAGGTGTACAACCTCGCCGCGCAGTCTCACGTGCGTGTGTCATTCGATGAGCCGGAACACACCGCGGACACTACGGGCACCGGAACGATTCGCATGCTCGAGGCGGTACGGCTCTCCGGCATCAAAACTCGCTTCTATCAAGCGTCTTCATCCGAGCTATACGGAGCTACACCGCCGCCGCAGAACGAAGACACCCCGTTCTATCCTCGTTCGCCCTACGCCGCGGCCAAGTTGTACAGCTATTGGATTACCAAGAATTACCGTGAGGCATACGGGATCTTCGCGACCAACGGCATTCTTTTCAACCATGAATCCCCCCGTCGTGGCGAGACATTCGTGACACGCAAGATCACCCGCGCAGTCGCTGCGATCAAAGCTGGCAAGCAAAAGAACCTCTATATGGGCAACCTGGACGCGATCAGGGATTGGGGGTATGCACCTGAGTACGTCGAGGGCATGTGGCGGATGCTGCAGTCAGACGAGCCGGACGACTACGTTCTCGCAACTGGTGTGGGCATTACGGTTCGCGACTTCTTGCGGATCGCCTTCGAGCACGCGGGCCTAGACTGGGAAGAGCACGTTCTGTTCGACGACCGATACCTGCGCCCAACTGAAGTTGACGCTCTAATCGGTGACCCATCGAAGGCTGCTAAGAAGCTCGACTGGGTGCCCACGGTAGATGGCCGCGCACTAGCCCGGCTCATGGTCGATGCCGACATCGAGGCGTTGGAATGTGAAGGGCGACCGTGGATCGACCAAGTCGAGCTCGAGTCGTGGGGAGCACGACTTCGCGGCAGGGGACGGATAGCGCGATGA
- a CDS encoding endonuclease/exonuclease/phosphatase family protein, translating into MTVVTVGALGEDRFITRRRRARPGRLRTALAVFTLGYTLLTLVLRTLPLTNNISLLIAVSAPYAVLAALSVLVVAVLRHRVVLSLVAVVVVAISAGVQLNWYYGRQGSSLTEGVNIRVLSVNLRKGRADVPSVVELARHGADVLALSELTPSWVRQFYASGTRDVFPYSLLVPAPDAGGIGIWSRYPLDSITPLNGGSMVAARAAVPGLPEGVLVAAVHVMNPLTFYGKAFDEWRSGITAVNERMRNLAEKAGAAPVVLAGDFNSTPDMRQFRDLLGDGYRNATSQTGSGWSPTFPSARRIPPLVTIDHILARNAYARSIRAVEMPRTDHRALLATIVVPLT; encoded by the coding sequence GTGACCGTGGTGACCGTCGGCGCGCTAGGGGAGGACAGGTTTATTACTCGCAGGCGCCGCGCGCGGCCCGGCCGGTTACGAACCGCACTTGCGGTGTTCACACTTGGCTACACCTTGCTCACCCTAGTACTGCGGACGCTGCCGTTGACCAACAACATCTCGCTGCTCATCGCGGTGAGCGCGCCGTATGCCGTGCTGGCTGCGCTGTCCGTGCTCGTGGTTGCCGTGCTGCGGCACAGGGTTGTGTTGTCGCTCGTCGCAGTGGTTGTGGTGGCCATCAGTGCTGGCGTTCAGCTGAATTGGTACTACGGGCGCCAGGGCTCGTCGTTAACTGAGGGTGTGAATATCCGGGTCCTGTCGGTGAATTTGCGCAAAGGTCGGGCCGATGTGCCGTCGGTTGTCGAATTGGCTCGCCACGGCGCCGATGTGCTCGCGTTGTCGGAACTGACTCCCAGTTGGGTCCGTCAGTTTTACGCCTCAGGTACGCGTGACGTTTTTCCCTATTCGCTACTCGTTCCCGCTCCCGACGCGGGCGGAATCGGAATCTGGAGCCGGTACCCACTCGACAGCATCACGCCGCTCAACGGTGGAAGCATGGTTGCCGCTCGTGCCGCCGTGCCAGGCCTGCCAGAGGGCGTGCTCGTGGCGGCCGTGCATGTGATGAACCCGCTGACCTTCTACGGGAAGGCGTTCGACGAGTGGCGGTCAGGCATCACCGCGGTCAACGAAAGGATGAGGAATCTCGCGGAAAAGGCCGGGGCCGCACCAGTCGTCCTGGCTGGCGATTTCAACAGCACCCCTGATATGCGTCAGTTCCGGGACCTCCTCGGCGACGGGTACCGTAATGCGACTTCCCAGACGGGCTCTGGGTGGTCGCCGACATTTCCATCGGCTCGCCGGATTCCGCCCCTCGTCACGATCGACCACATACTGGCTCGCAATGCGTATGCGAGGTCTATCCGCGCAGTAGAGATGCCGCGCACCGATCATCGCGCACTGCTAGCCACGATTGTGGTACCGCTCACGTAG
- a CDS encoding Maf family protein — translation MTRVVLGSASAGRLRVLQQAGIDPLVVVSDVDEEAIIDAMDPDTPPEAVVAKLANAKAVDVAAKLSADVTADCVVLGCDTMLYLDGQLRGKPGTADAALHQWRAMAGSTGHLLTGHALLRISSGVITHTGSETGSTTMHFAKPTVDELAAYVVSGEPVHVAGAFTLDGLGGWFIDRISGDPSNVIGISLPLVRSMLAAAELSVADLWP, via the coding sequence ATGACCCGAGTTGTTCTCGGGTCGGCGTCGGCCGGCCGGCTGCGGGTCCTGCAACAGGCCGGCATCGATCCTCTCGTCGTCGTCTCCGACGTCGACGAGGAGGCGATCATCGACGCGATGGACCCGGACACTCCGCCCGAAGCCGTGGTAGCCAAGCTCGCGAACGCGAAGGCGGTCGACGTCGCGGCGAAACTTTCGGCTGACGTGACCGCCGACTGCGTCGTCTTGGGCTGCGACACCATGCTTTATCTCGACGGCCAGCTACGCGGGAAGCCCGGCACCGCGGACGCGGCACTTCACCAGTGGCGCGCAATGGCGGGCTCTACCGGACATCTGCTCACTGGACATGCGCTACTGCGCATCTCGTCCGGTGTCATCACCCATACCGGCAGCGAAACGGGCAGCACGACAATGCATTTCGCCAAGCCGACTGTCGATGAGCTCGCAGCCTACGTCGTCAGTGGGGAGCCGGTCCACGTGGCCGGCGCGTTCACGCTGGACGGGCTCGGCGGCTGGTTCATCGATCGCATCAGCGGTGACCCCTCTAACGTCATCGGTATCAGCCTGCCGCTCGTGCGCAGCATGCTCGCCGCGGCCGAACTGTCCGTAGCTGACCTCTGGCCCTGA
- a CDS encoding GDP-L-fucose synthase family protein: MNEEASYLPVELDRDSTFYVAGHRGLVGSAIKRKLESAGFRNVVGRTSAELDLRDRDAVFNYIRELQPRYVVLAAARVGGILANNTYPVDFLSDNIRIQVNVLDAAREAEVERLLFLGSSCIYPKFADQPIHEESLLTGHLEPTNDAYAIAKIAGILHVQAVRRQYGLPWISAMPTNLYGPNDNFSPTVAHVLPALIRRYDEAAASGAPSVTNWGTGTPRREFLHADDMADACLHLLEHYDGPEQVNVGTGTDVTIREVAETIADAIGYTGDTHWDTSKPDGTPQKLLDVSKLAAAGWTSGITLRDGIERTIVWYRKHAHALRGL; this comes from the coding sequence ATGAACGAGGAGGCCAGTTACCTTCCTGTGGAATTGGACCGCGACTCGACCTTCTACGTTGCCGGGCACAGAGGTTTAGTCGGTTCTGCGATCAAGCGCAAACTCGAGTCTGCGGGCTTCCGCAATGTCGTCGGCCGGACGTCGGCAGAACTCGATTTGAGGGACCGCGACGCCGTCTTCAATTACATCCGTGAGCTTCAGCCTCGGTACGTGGTCCTTGCGGCAGCAAGGGTTGGAGGCATCCTCGCCAACAACACCTATCCCGTCGACTTTCTCAGCGACAACATCCGTATCCAGGTCAACGTTTTGGACGCAGCGCGTGAGGCTGAGGTCGAACGGCTGCTCTTCCTCGGGTCTTCGTGCATCTATCCCAAATTCGCCGACCAGCCGATCCACGAGGAGTCCCTTCTCACTGGTCACCTTGAACCGACCAACGATGCGTACGCAATCGCAAAGATCGCCGGAATACTGCATGTCCAGGCTGTGCGGAGACAGTATGGTCTCCCGTGGATTTCGGCGATGCCGACGAACCTGTACGGACCCAACGATAACTTCTCGCCGACGGTCGCGCACGTGCTGCCAGCCCTAATCCGCCGCTATGACGAAGCCGCCGCATCTGGCGCGCCATCGGTCACTAATTGGGGCACCGGCACGCCGAGGCGCGAATTTCTCCACGCCGATGACATGGCCGACGCATGTCTTCACCTGCTAGAACACTACGACGGGCCCGAGCAGGTCAACGTAGGCACGGGAACGGACGTCACTATCCGTGAGGTCGCCGAAACCATCGCCGATGCCATCGGCTACACCGGCGACACTCACTGGGACACCTCCAAGCCCGATGGAACCCCGCAGAAACTACTCGACGTGTCGAAGCTGGCCGCCGCTGGCTGGACCTCGGGAATCACTCTGCGTGATGGCATCGAGCGCACCATCGTCTGGTACCGCAAGCACGCGCACGCTCTCAGGGGCCTTTAG
- a CDS encoding acyl-CoA carboxylase subunit epsilon: protein MNHDADIVEVSDPRDMTIDDPPPPEPHFQVVKGNPSVEEIAALVAVLGSAGGAAPYDPGPQELNMWGHPVDKLRYSPTSWQRVTLWERMHMRH, encoded by the coding sequence ATGAACCATGACGCCGACATCGTCGAGGTCTCCGACCCGCGGGACATGACCATCGACGACCCGCCGCCGCCGGAACCGCACTTCCAGGTGGTCAAGGGCAACCCGTCGGTCGAGGAGATCGCCGCGCTCGTGGCCGTGCTCGGATCCGCCGGCGGCGCCGCCCCTTACGATCCCGGTCCGCAGGAACTCAACATGTGGGGCCACCCCGTCGACAAGCTGCGCTACTCCCCGACCAGCTGGCAGCGCGTCACGTTGTGGGAACGCATGCACATGCGGCACTGA
- a CDS encoding acyl-CoA carboxylase subunit beta: MTSVTEPAAEHDIDIHTTAGKLADLRKRAEEAQHPVGEAAVEKVHAKGKLTARERILALLDEDSFVELDALAKHRSKNFGLEKNRPTGDGVVTGYGTIDGRDVCVFSQDATVFGGSLGEVYGEKIVKVQELAIKTGRPLIGINDGAGARIQEGVVSLGLYSRIFHNNIKASGVIPQISLIMGAAAGGHVYSPALTDFVIMVDQTSQMFITGPDVIKTVTGEDVTMEELGGAHTHMSKSGTVHYVASGEQDALDYVRDLLSYLPPNNYAEPPRYPAPQPGPIEENLTDEDLELDTLIPDSPNQPYDMHEVITRILDDDEFLEIQAGYAGNIIVGFGRIDGRPVGIVANQPTQFAGCLDIDASEKAARFVRTCDCFNVPIVMLVDVPGFLPGTDQEYNGIIRRGAKLLYAYGEATVAKVTVITRKAYGGAYCVMGSKDMGCDVNVAWPTAQIAVMGASGAVGFVYRKELKEAAQNGEDVDALRLQLQQQYEDTLVNPYIAAERGYVDAVIPPSHTRGYIGTALRLLERKVTQTPPKKHGNIPL; the protein is encoded by the coding sequence ATGACCAGCGTGACTGAGCCCGCCGCCGAGCACGACATCGACATCCACACCACCGCCGGGAAACTGGCCGACCTGCGCAAGCGCGCCGAGGAGGCCCAGCACCCGGTCGGTGAGGCCGCCGTGGAGAAGGTGCACGCCAAAGGCAAGCTCACCGCCCGCGAGCGCATCCTCGCGCTGCTCGACGAGGACTCGTTCGTCGAGCTCGACGCGCTGGCCAAGCACCGCAGCAAGAACTTCGGGCTGGAGAAGAACCGGCCCACCGGCGACGGCGTGGTCACCGGGTACGGCACCATCGACGGCCGCGATGTCTGCGTGTTCAGCCAGGACGCGACCGTGTTCGGCGGCAGCCTCGGCGAGGTCTACGGCGAGAAGATCGTCAAGGTCCAAGAGCTGGCCATCAAGACCGGCCGCCCGCTGATCGGCATCAACGACGGCGCCGGCGCCCGCATCCAGGAAGGCGTGGTCTCCCTCGGCTTGTACAGCCGGATCTTCCACAACAACATCAAGGCCTCCGGGGTGATCCCGCAGATCTCACTGATCATGGGTGCGGCCGCCGGCGGGCACGTGTACTCCCCCGCGCTGACCGACTTCGTCATCATGGTCGACCAGACCTCCCAGATGTTCATCACCGGCCCCGACGTGATCAAGACCGTCACCGGTGAGGACGTCACCATGGAGGAACTCGGCGGCGCCCACACCCACATGTCGAAATCGGGCACCGTGCACTACGTCGCCTCCGGTGAGCAGGACGCCCTGGACTACGTGCGCGACCTGCTGAGCTACCTGCCGCCCAACAACTACGCCGAGCCGCCGCGCTACCCGGCCCCGCAGCCCGGCCCGATCGAGGAGAACCTCACCGACGAGGATCTCGAGCTCGACACGCTGATCCCGGACTCGCCGAACCAGCCCTACGACATGCACGAGGTCATCACCCGCATCCTCGACGACGACGAATTCCTGGAGATCCAGGCCGGCTACGCGGGCAACATCATCGTCGGGTTCGGCCGCATCGACGGCCGCCCGGTCGGCATCGTGGCCAACCAACCCACCCAGTTCGCCGGCTGCCTGGACATCGATGCGTCGGAAAAAGCCGCCCGCTTCGTGCGGACCTGCGACTGCTTCAACGTCCCCATCGTGATGCTCGTTGACGTGCCGGGCTTCCTGCCGGGCACCGACCAGGAATACAACGGCATCATCCGGCGCGGCGCCAAGCTGCTCTACGCCTACGGCGAGGCCACGGTCGCCAAGGTCACCGTGATCACCCGCAAGGCCTACGGCGGCGCGTACTGCGTGATGGGGTCCAAGGACATGGGCTGCGACGTCAACGTGGCGTGGCCGACCGCGCAGATCGCCGTGATGGGCGCCTCCGGCGCGGTGGGTTTCGTCTACCGCAAGGAACTCAAGGAAGCCGCGCAGAACGGCGAGGACGTCGACGCCCTGCGTCTGCAGCTGCAGCAGCAGTACGAGGACACCCTGGTCAACCCCTACATCGCCGCCGAGCGCGGCTACGTCGACGCGGTCATCCCGCCCTCGCATACCCGCGGCTACATCGGCACCGCGTTGCGGCTGCTCGAGCGCAAGGTCACCCAGACCCCGCCGAAGAAGCACGGCAACATCCCGCTGTAG